Part of the Leptodactylus fuscus isolate aLepFus1 chromosome 6, aLepFus1.hap2, whole genome shotgun sequence genome, TTCAACCTTATTGGGAGCAGCTTCTGAACCAAATCCATGGCCTTTCTGATCATCTGGCCCTACTTACCTCTCAGGCCACTTATTGTTGGCAGGAAAAGCCCTTATCCCTTTGtactgggaccccccccccccccctccaaaatctCCAAATACTTCTACAAAGTCTCCCAGATTGCTCAGTTGGAAGAACTTTCACATCTACATCTTTGCATCTATTCTAAATAATCCCTCATATGGGCTCCATGGTTTTCTTTCACCTGAGACCCAATGGTCTCATTTATGGGTTGAGACCCCTTCTGCTTAGCTAATCCCCCACTGACGTTCTGTGACCATCCACTCTATCGCCCTTTTCAATTCCTGTGACTATCTCAGTCGGGATATGTGGCAATTGTTCTGACCTTGCTTTCTTATATTCATATAATTGTATATTGATTCCTTTCCATGACAATGTTTCTTGTTTCTATGATTGAAcattgaaaatcaataaaaatatatttacaaaCATTTTTTTATGACAAATCCAACATGTATTATCCCCAGCGGTGACACAAGATTTGGTATTCTGTCTTGTTTTTCCAAGTCTAGCCCGGCCTTCAGCATCTCCATCTTCCATCTCCTCTGTGGCCGGTTCTTGCTTCGCAGTTGCGAATACATTTTTCACAACATTGCCATCTATTCATTTTCATAGTCAGTTTTATTTAATTATCTTGAAGTTTTTGCATTTCCAatctaaaaaaaaagagaattaagaaataattattttctgtttttatttccccCGGAAGGTTTTCAATTATTCTTATTAACTGatgaccagtagagatgagtgaatcaagGCATAACAAAGTGGAATTCCATCCGAATTTCAGAAAATATTTGATCGTATCGAATCTGCATCTCCTCACACTTCGTGGTAACGAATCACACAGCGgggatcggaggttttaaccccttggatgcaacGGACAAATAtgaccgcggcatccaaggggttccgtaTGCTACATGTCCCCCCCAGAAAAAAACCTGCGCCGagattaaaatttaaaaaaaaaatactcactcaCCTGTCCTGAATTCAGCGTCCACTCTGGTGCTCTTCTGGCCaatgactgaggtcctgctccccaggctcccctgctggggcctgtgattgggcaccaGTGTTCAGGTGAAGTGCTGCAGCGTAATGACATCATTATGCTGATGTAATGACGTTGTTGCATCGGTGCACCCCACGTAACcaccaagtattttttttttatcacctcccttgagcctctgcttattatactgtggggtctgagtaGACCCATAAGTATAACAATAGCACCAGCTCTTAGGGAATGGGGTCTTgggagcatatattactgtgtgggggccactgtggatcatataatactttgtaggagcaactttttaattttcttttgtcCCCttaggggattgaagcagtgatcttctGAAGAACCAGTGTGTTCTGCACTTGGTAGGAAATTTGCTCATTTTATTGGTCACAGCCTTCTGATATATTGTATTCTGCATGTAAGGATTCCTACCTTTAAAGTGTCGTAATCTTCTCACGAGACTTGTATAAGTTCAGGATTTTCTTccctctgaaaaaaataaaataaacgcaTATCATCTCTTCTAGACTCTTTCCCTGGTTTACATGTTTTACGTGTTTCATTTTTCTTTAAGTCATATTGTTTTCCCCCTCCATTATTGTATTTTTATGTAGGTGACAATTATTGATGTGTCACTGAGGTTGAGGAGAGGACCTGAGCCTTAGTCATTCTCGTGTGTCCTGTGTGTGGCATTATAATACTTTATTTAGAATTCCTACCTTTAAAATGTCATAATCTCCGGCAACCTCTGCTCTTACAAGTTCTGTATAAGTAAGTTCTGGGTTTTCTTCactctataaaaaaataaaaaaataatgataatgataataataataatataatattatgtattataattagggttgagcgatctttttaggtgggatcaagatcggtactatttcccacaatgctttgcttagccttcacactgagtatacggtctgctcattctgagtggagtgtatactcagtgtgaaggctccgctgcggttccataggaatgaatggaagcagccggcacacagccttaaccccctgcatgccggctgcatccattttaatgggagactaaactaatatctctagtagctacttacctgcagagatggctgctccgatgcccggtgttctcattcttcttcgcctcgctgccgccgccgactcccaggttagtgtttaaagagctaggcggggcttgtggcttaggagagtgtgggcgggtacccgcccacactctcctaacctgggagggggcagcgaggcaagaagagcagcaacAAGGCGCAgaagcaccggagcagccatctctgcaggtaagtggacaccaggggggactaagtagccagaggattaaaaaaaaaatcctgtaacggttttgggtctggtttggagtctaaggttgctaccacctggatagagacttacttgtaaggctggaaacgtggtcgggagctagccaagggttcggtaacagtcgagcggtgaggtgccgaatcaaagtccaaggaatcgtcagaagggaaagccagaggtcggtacacgaggtgagcgtcagagttggaggagagagcaaataccgtggtcaggaacaggccagtagtcagtacacgagatgagatgagcgtctgagtcagcagcagggcagtaaggaagcttgatcacatgcagagcacaataatctcacaaagcaggaagtccaaggctgggcttaaataggaagcacaatcagagaacagggtggagcaacccagagaggcaggaactggaattagagccagcgggaactaggctcggatcagcactggagctgtccaagaggctgactagctcagtttgcagagctgccgcctgggacactgaagtccctagGTTCACAATCCTgacaaatcctctggctacttagtgattcactacacagcatggattctaacaattaaggcgttcaattgttagattccatgctgtatagtaaatagggttgcttttaaaatctgatctccaattaataaaaaaaatcccattgacttgcattgggataggaattgggatcgagatcaggttcaaatgaaaaatgatcagaaatctgattttaaaattgatcgtgaaaagtcaagatcagctcaaccccactcataataattttttatggattttccaccctagaaaaataaataaataaaaataaataaaaaataatgtttttgtttttttttctggatttacttcactctagaaaaaaaaatgaataaatttgAAATATTTGCAAACATATACtattactaattattattattagttgaaGTAGTAATAGTATTTTAGTATATTTTTTTAGGTGAAAACTTttaggtgaatttttttttttattgtaaattcaaataaaaatgtatttattgctattctgtattttttttctttgctcctTTTTACTATAATTTTGAGTCATGTTGGCTCAGTGGGAATCCCATTGACAATTTTCCATTACATTAGTTTACTGGAAAACTATGTGACAAACTTTGTGTTATCGTGCTCAGTGTAATGCAAGTGATAGAAATTGTGCAACCTCCTGGTCTGTCTGAAGATTGGCCGGGGTCCTACACCAGGCATCCCAGTGGGGGTTTGAGTAGGGCACAACATTAAGGGGAGCATTGCAGCCTTTTCACTACTTACCATGCACAGTGCTGTTCGTttctatagtggttgtgcttggtgttgtcctaaggataggtcatcagtagagatgagcgagtagtattcaatcgagcaggtattcgatcaaatactacggtattctaaatactcgtactcgatcaagtaccacttgctattcgaatggaaaagtttgatgcagaaccagcattgattggccgaatgctatacagtcagccaatcaatgctggttcttctcctacctttagaagtcttctccgtgcagcttcgtcgcggcgtcttccagcttgtagtgcggccatgcgcagtcggctcttcccaggcccgatgcctggcagagtgaattcagagccggaagacgccgcggggaagctgcacggagaagacttcttggaggatccagcccgaccctcactcgtggacttggtaagtataatttgatcgaatgttgcctacccctgaaacgagcattttccccccccatagactataatagggttcgatattcaattcaagtagttgaatattgaggggctactcaaaacaaatatcgaacctcgaacattttactgtttgctcatctctagtcatcaattaataagtcctggaaaactcccTTAAGTGCCCCACTCTGACATTCTGTATCAATAGAGGGGTATCCTCATTTTAGCTTCCAAGTGTCAATGACAGATGTAATATTATGATGGAGCCCCCTACCAGCCAACCTCCCATGTAGGGGAACTGCAGCACCTCTGAATGGGCTACTTGCACTGTAGGCACTATATGATTAGTCTGTTCCCTATACCTACATCGTGGCTCTGAGATTTCTCACATATCTTCTttctacaaataaaataaaaatataaataagttCATCTCCTTACTTTGTGGTATAAATGAGAAAATATGTTATTAAATTATATTCTACATATATctattgtgtaccagtaaaaaagtctgtggtagggttgagcaattgggatcggaaaatatCAGATCCCagttggcgatcgagcaaatttcacgatcggctggaaaatgattggaaatcggattttaaaatctctagatcggctcaaccctagtctgtgGCAATTCATAAGAAACACAAGATGCTGCAAGAGTCCATGGAAGAAGACCAGCAGAGCCCAGGAGTGGCGAGAAATGCAGAGAATctgtgggttttttgtttttgtttttccctgGGTCTGAAGGATGAAGATCCCCAAAAATTTTGAGttgaaccaaaaactccaactatATTGttatggactagagatgagtgagtactgttcagatcagccgatccgaacagcaagctctatagaaatgaatggatgcacctggtacttccgctttgacggcggccggccgcttaaccccccgcgtgccggctacatccattcatttctatgcgagcgtgctgttcggatcggctgatccgaacagtactcgctcatctctattatggaCCTGTTTTGGGTCCTTAACTTCAGaaattattagattttttttttgtttattaatatttatatatacagggtggccataatataacctcaggtgtttggagtcgtgtgcaggctgacccaatggacagaattgcctgaaaatttgtatgtgtactAATCAAGGCATGAGGAAACGGATggcatgaatgaaaaaaaaaaaaaaaaaaaaaaaaaaaaactaaaaatcatcaccaactgcttccttgtgacaatgacacctgcatgacatttgcattaatgtttctggccagagtggaagtggacaccaattggccatggaatatcctgtggagcgacgaagcgcatttttacctgaatggaacggtcaacacacagaactgtcgcataGGGGCCACCGAAAACCTACGTGCGCTCAAGGGGGTTCTGCTGCATTTGCCCAAGGTGACCGTTTAGTttgggttcacctcatcgttcatgattgggccgttctttttcgaagatttgggcccaactggggtttccacctgttccgtcacagcagcgaggtagcggacaatgctggaaacagtggttgttccccaactccaacagcggcagtgtctgcagacgatcaccttcatgcaggatggagcccctcctcacatcacaaACCCTGTGAAGAACACTCTTGGTGCACATTTTCTCGATGacagcgtggccaccgcgctctccggatctcaatccttgtgatttctggttgtggggacacttgaaggatCGTGTTTATCAGGGGgatgtcgaaaccctgcctgacctcaaagaccgcatcacgttggaagtgcgcagcatctcaccagaaaTGTCACATGCAAGCGCCGAGCACACtcggatgaccatgctcaccgtgcatgatggcggccacaatgaacagtcatgctagtcagtggtccaaatgggatatccccaagtatcgacagatgGGTTTTGTACCTCatgctcactgtacagcgccacattatcccctggtggggagtcttcgtattattattttttttttcatgccgtccatttccccatgccttgattagcacacatacaaattttcaggcaattccgtccattgggtcagcctgcacacgactccaaacacctgaggttattttatggccactgtgtgtgtgtgtgtgtgtgtgtgtgtgtgtgtgtgtgtgtgtgtgtgtgtgtgtatacatacatacagtcatggccaaaagttttgagaatgacacaaatcttctcttgtcacatgatctgctccctctggtttttctgtgtgtttgtcagatgtttttatcacatacagaaatagaattgcaatcatattatgagtaacaaaagcttatattgacagttagaatgagttactgcagcgttgcaatatttgcagtgttgacccttcttcttcaggacctctgcaattctccctggcagctctcaatcaacttctggaccaaatcctgactgatagcagtccattcttgcacaatcaatgcttgcattttgtcagaatttgtaggtttttgtttgttcatccgtctcttgatgattgaccacaagttctcaatgggattaagatctggggagtttccaggccatggacccaaaatctctctgttttgttccctgagccatttagttatcacctttgctttatggcaaggtgctccatcatgctggaaaaggcattgttgatcgccaaactgctcttggacggttgggagaagttgacctTGGAGGAcgttctggtcccattctttattcatggctgtgtttttaggcaagactgtgagagagccgattcccttggctgagaagccaccccacacatgaatggtttcaggatgctttacagttggcatgagacaagactggtggtagcgctcacctcgtcttctcagaataagctgttttccagatgtcccaaacaatcgaaaaagggattcatcagagaaaatgactttaccccagtcctcagcagtccactccctgtaccttttgcagaaaatcagtctgtccctgatgttttttctggagagaagtggcttctttgctgcccttcttgagaccaggccttgctccaagagtctccgcctcacagtgcgtgcagatgcactcacacctgcctgctgccattcctcagcaagctctgcactgctggtagcccgatcccgcagatgaaacacttttaagagacagtcctggctcttgctggtctttcttgggcgccctggagcctttttgccaacaatggaacctctctccttgaagttcttgatgatgcgatgttgactgaggtgcaatctttctagctgcgatactcttccctattAGGCCATTTttatgcagtgcaatgatgactgcacgtgtttctttagagataatcatggttaacagaagagaaacaatgatgccaagcaccagcctccttttacagtgtccagtggtgtcattcttacttaatcatgatagATTGATgtacagccctgtcctcatcaacacccacacctgtgttaatggagcaatcactaaaacaatgttagctgatccttttaaggcagggctgcaatgatgttgaaatgtgttttgggggataaagtttttctaggcaaatattgactttgcaagtaattgctgttaagctgatcactctttataacattctggagtatatgcaaattgccattaggaaaactgaagcagtagactttgtaaaaattaatatttgtatcattctcaaaacttttggccatgactgtatatattacaattttctatatttttttgtatatatacttCATTTGTTTACAATGTGAGTgcccaatagattttttttttaattattattattattacattgctATAACTATGGTACTATTAATATCAGGACTTACATACAGTCACTTACCTCTTAAAGATGCAGAAAATTACTACGGACAGTATAACTAAAGCCACCAGTCCAGCCGCACCTCCAATTACCAGAACGGTGTTATTGCTCTCATTTTCTTCATCTATATAAGACAAAAATTTAGACCAATACTCCAtctatatattatagtctattggtGGATCTGTGATTGTGGAGGTCATGCATACATGTCTTCTGCCAATTTTAAGGATTAGTATTTGCAGACATTAGAAACCGCTATGGTCTTGTGCAGGAGGCATTAGGGTCTATTTACACGGAGATTTTTgggagtggattttgacgcaaaaTCTGATTCAAAATCCACTaccaaaatggctcccattgacttcaatgggagccactcgcttttttttccactagctaatactggaaaaaagaagcgatccaaaaaccgggtagccgcgactgagagCTGGTGccctgtaccggcatccagctgtgcactctgctctggattagggccaatgaatgggtctagtccagaggagggagtgtcttcaggccgaatcgtgaggcaaaacagcctgaagaatgagcacctcgcttcttttgtcCGGgacccggaagaaacggctcccggaaaaaactgctgagcggctcccattgatttcaacgagacctgtctttttggtcaggattttgaggccgtatccgtctgaacttacccttataccgaAAGTTTATAAATGTAAAGAGGCAGCATatcaaatccttaaaggggtgtcTCAAACATAACTAGATTTAAATGtaaaagttaatcatttttgtaaatataaataattttaaaaaatttgcagtTTAAAAAATTTTCTCAAACCATCTTAGTCTGTTTCTATGGTatgaacttgtcagaaaccctcctaggatttctttattgtggtctCGTACATGTgaagacccagaccatagaaagtcctTGCATTCGTGGTTGCATCCTTTTCAATCAAACAAGACAACAGACGGTCAACGCTAAGaggatttgaaaaaaataaaaataaaaaatctttgcaacaatttttaattatttatatttgcaaaaattgtttaacttttgactacaaatttaaatattgttAAAATTGCAACAATTGTAACAAAAGTTTCAAATGAcgacaattggattttttttggaTTATATTCCCACCAATACGCACTTTCTGTAGTGAAAGAGAAGACTGCAGACTCTCCGGTTCCCATGTCATTACTGGCAGTACAGATATACTTCTCCCAGGTCTTATCCTGCACAGTTATTTGTGCATCCATCTTCACTAAGGTCTTGGCTTCCCCAATTTTATACCAAGTGTATTTAGTTACGAATGGATTAGCCTGACTTCTGCACTCTAAAGTGATTTTGGCGTCGCCTTCACTTCCCTCATTGTCATGGAGAATTGAAATGATTACATTCTGAGGCTTATCTGgaaatcaagaaaaaaaatcattttatggTCTCCAGGTttttcatttctaaaaaaaaaatattcaagtcAATAAAACAAGACAAGGCTCAGATCTGCGTATTCTTTGTGCTTATCTGGTTGACTCTTTTTCAAGATATTACAGGGCTCCGACCATGATGTGTCCTGTGGTTGAATTGAAATTTACAAGATGTGGATGGAGGGTTCATGGTTTCCTGGTACTGCAGAGgttatctctagagatgagtgagtagtactcgatggagtaggtattcaatcaaatactacggtattcgaaatactcgtactcgatcgagtaccactcactgttcgaatggaaaagtttgatgcagaaccagcattgattggccgaatgctatacagtcggccaatcaacgctggttcttctcctacctttagaagtcttctccgtgcgtcttccggctcttcattcactctgccaggcatcgggcctgggcagagccgactgtgcatgtccgcttgtagtgcttgtagtgcgggcatgcgcagtcggctctgccccggcccgatgcctggcagagtgaataaagagccagaagatgccgcggggacgctgcacggagaagacttctcggaggatccagcccgaccctcactcgtggacttggtaagtataatttgatcgaatgttgcctacccctgaaacgagcattttccccccatagactataatagggttcgatattcgattcgagtagtcgaatattgaggggctactcgaaacgaatattgaacctcgaacattttactgtttgctcacctCTAGTTATCTCCCATACACCGCTTACTATTAGATTTCTTGGGTAGGTTTCTGTTATGTGGGTGGGCTATGGCTTTTTTTAATCTATATATTTTCTGCTAGTAAATGTATAAAGAGAAGCCTGTCAGTTACTTACATTGGATATCCAGGGTTATAGACTGCCTCTTGGTTTGGTTATTTGGGAAGGTAGCCTCACACTCCAGCTGTGATTTGTCATCCTTATAGGTAGGAATATATCTGATCATAGAATTTATCCTCCAAAGTCCTCGTGGAAATTCCTCCTGGCTTGTGGTGACTTCTAAGCCGGGTTTATTCCATGTAATGGTGGGGGGGCTGGAAGCGCAGGTGTGATTTACTGAGCACCGGACAGTGACTGCTTCATTCTCTCTCATCTTCTCGTGTCCTGTCATTGATGGCGCTGGTGGAGAATCTGAAAGAAAGGTCAGAGGTGAAGAAACATTTGAGTCCAATCTCAACACCCAATATACTAATCAGGCTCTCTACGGTCAAGTGGGTGGTGCCTGGCTGTTTACTCCAGCTTAGAGCTGCCCACCTTATAGTATAGAGCCTTATATGTTGTATATTGGATCCAAATGTAGATCCAATCTCTAATTTTTTAGAAGGAAATCTGAACAATGCATGGGAGTCAGTAGATAAGGATCAGTAGATTGATCTCTATGATTACTATAGTGATCTTTTAACTGTTTGTAGAGTGATCAATATTTACACTGATTTATATTGTTAGCTCCTCCAAAGAGATTTATGTGGGTCAATATGCATGCCAATCGATATGTTGATTATCATAGTAACTGCAGGTAAAGTATGGTGAATGGTGAAtgcaagaaactttgtaatatatcattactagctggtacccgcgacttcgtctgcggtgattgtagaaatgggtatatacaggcgtgggtaaggttttcgtactgtgtataagtttctctgctcccagagccatattaggtcttaatttttcctgggacaaatttttcttcatgataccaccattatttattctatataatgtactgggaagcagggaaaaaaattcagaatggggtggatttgaagtaaaaatgcatttctgcgactttcttacgggctttggttttatggcgttcactgtgcaaccaaaatgacatgtcccctgtattctgtgtttcgttacgatgccggggataccaaatttatatggttttatttacattttgaccccttaaaaaaaggcaaaactgtgttaaaaaatttttttggggaaagtcgccatattccgacagccgtaaatttttttatacgtgtgtatacggggatgtatagggtgtatttttttgcgggaccaggtgtactttgtagttctaccattttcaggaaatgttattgctttgatcactttttattcaaatttttatcagaatcaaaacagtgaaaaaatggcggtttggcacttttgaccatttttcccgaacaggaaaaatatttgtatagctttgtagagcgggcgatttcggatgcggggatacctattatgtatgtgtttcacagtttttaactacttttatatgtgttctagggaaagaggggtgattttaatttttaatcctttttatttggttttatattttttttactttttttaaactttttttgtttgcatttattagaccgcctaggggtattgacatgggtgggcggtgtcgcggattgtcagagcggtgggggtcggcaaacatggctgctccggagcgttaaagagagcctcctggagtatcgttaaggtgtggggcaaagtggtaaagtatctgtatatgagattgtgtggggttaggggcgaggctgtagggggcaatatgaattttgtggcttgctatggtccaaagtgtgtgagattgcagagatggtggtgtgagtttggggtttgtgggggtcctggcacaaacatatgtgcgctattgtgatgagaagtagcctattgcacaatcgggtgtattaactatgtttgtggaaactttcagccaaatcggtcgagcaggttttgcgtgattgaggaacaaacatcccaacatccaaacacaaacacacaaacatccaaactcacaaactttcacatttataatattaataggattaaagaAGTTTTTTTCCTTCTATACTTATCAGGTTGaaatactttttacatagaagtatatggagaggggagggggagggaggtgcTTGAAAAGATCTACAAATGACAGGTCCTTCTATTCTCTGCTACACTGTATAGAGACAGCCCATTGGATACTGCTGTATCTTTAAGACATCACTCTACCACTGGACAGGATGGAGCAATAAATCAATAGCCTTCTCCTCCCCTCACCtctttctatagacttctatatgtgAGGGTAAATTGGCCGACACCTCAATCAGTCAGGTAGCCGGCCACACCCGGCTGCTGCAAGGGAAGTTAACTTCCCCAatgctggactgtgcagtggaacaggCTATGActtccatatcatggccgcacctgctgcacaatcctaacaagaATAGCATTGTATAGATGACAATTATACTTTATGATACCTTGTAATCACTGATCATTGGCTAACAGTGTTTTGGGGGAAGAAATCAAAACCCAGAGGTCATAAAATCTCCCCTTTTTACCTATGATGAAGAGTCTAGTGACTTTTCCATTATGGAGCACATAGGAGTAGATATCTTCGTTGATCCCGGGGTAGACCTCGTCTGGTTCTTCCACATTATCGATCCGCAGGGTACAGGTGTCCGGTGAATTTCCCACCAGAGACGTTCTTCCCTTGTACTTGTCTTGCACATCAGTTGGGTTTCTGCTATTGAATATCTTCGGATATCCTGTCAGTGTATTCTTATACCAGAACAAGGTAAAACTTTCAGTATCATCAGGATAGGTGAGTTTGCAGGGAACATCCACACATGAACCTTTTAAAACCTCTATGGAGTAAGGGATCTTAAATTCCCAATCCTGGCATGAGTCAGTTTCTTGGCAATCTGAGGAAATTATGAAATGACAATTATTGAACATGTACAGTTACTTGACTCCTGTAAGTCAGCGATAAACAAATTCCTAAAATTATACAATTTCACATATTAAAGCTATTTAATTCCTGTAAGACTGCAATATACTAGGTGTGGGAGTTGCGAAtaaggtcacaagaaaatggccaccggcatgtgcagtcggctctgcctgaggtccgatggcagaactgactgcgcatgcctagaaatttgaagccagcaccggaagaagacacagggagaagccgttccaggcaaagacagaggcggagctggagagttctctcgcagcatt contains:
- the LOC142210150 gene encoding myelin-associated glycoprotein-like, coding for MTPRGRTSLIRDGTNNCSLRITDVRYTAQYYPGISEKINAFDLNTVNKNKYIRVIVSGCCETSSCQDWGFKLPYSIDVLKGSCVDVPCKLTYPDDTESFTLFWYKNTLTGYPKIFNSRNPTDVQDKYKGRTSLVGNSPDTCTLRIDNVEEPDEVYPGINEDIYSYVLHNGKVTRLFIIDSPPAPSMTGHEKMRENEAVTVRCSVNHTCASSPPTITWNKPGLEVTTSQEEFPRGLWRINSMIRYIPTYKDDKSQLECEATFPNNQTKRQSITLDIQYKPQNVIISILHDNEGSEGDAKITLECRSQANPFVTKYTWYKIGEAKTLVKMDAQITVQDKTWEKYICTASNDMGTGESAVFSFTTENEENESNNTVLVIGGAAGLVALVILSVVIFCIFKR